GGATCTGGCCATGGGAGCGGGGATCGACGGGATCGAAGCGATCCGGCGGTTGCGGGCCGAGCGCCCGGGGCAGGCCGTCCTGGTCTTCACCACCTACGACTCGGACGCGGACATCGTGCGTGCCGTCGACGCCGGGGCCATGGGGTACCTCCTCAAGGACGCCGCCCCGGACGAGATCTTCGCCGCGGTGCGGGGCGCGTCCCGGGGCCAGAGCCACATGAGCGCGCCCGTCGCGAGCCGGCTCTTCCAGCAGATGAGGAACCCCGACGAAGCGCTGACGCCTCGGGAGGCGGAGTTGCTGACCCTCCTGACCCAGGGGCTCT
This region of Arthrobacter woluwensis genomic DNA includes:
- a CDS encoding response regulator — its product is MITVLLVDDHLVVRSGLRALLSTQPDIEVVAEASSGEEGVSVALDQAPDVVLMDLAMGAGIDGIEAIRRLRAERPGQAVLVFTTYDSDADIVRAVDAGAMGYLLKDAAPDEIFAAVRGASRGQSHMSAPVASRLFQQMRNPDEALTPREAELLTLLTQGLSNKELGRKLFISEATVKTHLAHIYAKLGVDSRAAAIAKALRREGMR